From Paenibacillus graminis:
TAGTGACTGATAAGCCTTTTCTATCATTGTCAAAAAGCAAGCATTAAAGTTCTTATACCAAATGGAATATTCAATATCTCCAACATTAATTAAACGATCGTTTGCTAAACATCCTTCTAAGAAATTTTTCAAAAAAATTCTCCACTGAAATGCAGATTCGATTGCATTTGGACAAAAATAATTCTTTTTGGTCTTAGATCCTCCAAACCACTTTTGCATCTGTTTACCCGCAAGTTCCAATGCTAACATCTGTGATGTTGGAGTATTCTGCAGCCAAAGTTGTAAAGCATCTAATAATAGATGCTTGCTTTCCGTTTGATTTGTCTCTAGTTCTTGTTTTAAATTTTGTTGTCTCACCAAAATAGCCGATTTTTCATAAGATATATTTACTCCAATTAAAAATTTCTGGTATTGTTCTGTTACTACTGATAAATCGTTGTACTCCAGATAACTAATACTTTTTTCTCCTACCTTATCAATCCCAAGACCACGGATAGGTAAAGTTATGCCTAACAATCTATTTGAAAGCTCAACTATTGGATGGCAGCTTCTAAAATTGTCTGTCAAACGATATTTATCAAAATCAGATAGAAATGCTTTTGTTATTTCAGGGTTGGCATTTTTAAACTCATATATAGATTGGTTAAGATCTCCTATGAAATGAAGAACTGTACCAGCCTTTTTAAACTCATTGAGAATGTTCATCTCAACCCATGATAAATCCTGACATTCGTCAACTAATATAATTGGGAAGCGAGAAGCAAGGAGTTCAGTTAGTTTCGAATCCCTCTTCAAGATTCTAAGTGCTATATTATTTATATCTTCAAAATTAGCAAAACCATCTTCAAAAAAGCTATTTTTCACTTTAGCTATCTGCTCTTTTATGTACTCAAATCCTAATGCTGTCTTATTCCCCGACTTCTCTCTATAATCATTAACAAATTTTTGAAAATCAGATGAGTTATAAAACTCCTTAAGTGGAGTTTTTTTAGTCTCTGATTGATATAAAATAACATCATTAATTTTATTATCAAAATAAATTTGATTCGCAAATAATTCATGATGACCTGCATTATTATTTATATAGGGTATTTTATATTTTTTTAACCAATGATTATCAAACACTTCTAAATTTTTATCTACCAACCTGTATGATTTGTCCCCATCTCGGTTCTTATGCTTAAAGAATTTGTAGCCAAAATTTTGTGAAATAAAACCATGTATGAAAGCTGATAATGTACCAATGTAATGAGGGAACATTGAGCTTAAACCTGAAAATCTTTCAACCCGCTCCTTTATGGTATCTGTAGCTTCATTGGTGAACGTGAGTACAGCAATTCCTTTGTTCTTAAAATTCCATTTACTAATTTCATACGCGGTTTTCATTCCAACAACTTCTGTCTTTCCGCTTCCTGCACAAGCTTCTAAGAATACATTTTTATTAATAGGAGAAAGAACATATTCTAGTTGTTGCTCTGTCTTTTCTCTTACTTTATCTTGAATTATTAATGAATAACTTTCTGTTTTCTTATTATTTTTGCACAAAGTATTTATAATTTCATGCTCCATTTCTAGCTTATCCATCTATTTTAATACCCCCGATTGCCCAATTAATTGCCTTTTTTATATACTCTGGAACTGTAATTAGGCTGCTAATTTCGGAATAAACTTCAGTAAGGTTCGACTTGGAAGCATTTATATTGCCCATATGACTTCTTATTTGCTCTTCTAAATAATCAGCTAACTTCTGTGCAAAGACACCTTTGCCAACTTCATCAGCATCAATATGTGTAAAAATAAATTCAGCATCATTTCTTAATAACTCTTCATTATCAAAATACTGATTATTCCTTGTAATAATAGTTTTACAGTTTGCCTTAACAGATCCATCTTTTGACCATAAATCGTGGAGAACTTCAGCCAATTGGCGAGTGTTTTCTTCAATTGCCAGGTCATACTCAAATGTTTTTAAAGGAGAACGATATAATCGGCCCCACTTACTCATATTAATTTCATCTATTAATTGCAAAGCGATATTTGCTCCAATAGGTGCTTCACTTGGAAGGGGATAAACATCCTCTGCCGTAGTTACCGGATCACCATTTTTATCACTCTTCATAACTCCATTTTTATCATATACAATTACCTTGATCTTTGGCGGATCATTATCAGTGATTCCAGCACAATATATTGGTATATGCGCTTGGCTTGTAGCTTCTTTGAAATTTGAAAAAAGTCTCATAAAATGTTTAAAGTTAATACCATTAATATTCACCACTGATACTCCAGCCTCTTCCAAGGAATTAGGTAACATATTATTGATACCACCATTTAGAGCATTTTTATTATGCTCTGCTAATACTATCTTCGCGAACGTAGGAAGAAGCATCGCTTCACTTATTCCCTCTACAAGGATGACTCCCTTGGAAAATAGTAAAGTCGATTTCGTCACGTCTAGCCATCTATTAATATAACTTTTACTTTCTCCTAGATTGATGTACTTTAATACAGTTGCTATGATTCTATCATCTTTATAAGCAACATGAATTAAATTGTCAGTATCAACGGAAGAAGCTAGGACCGGAGAATGTGTTGTAATTACAACCTGTAAATTTTCAAGTTTTCGAGTAAGCTCTTCCAAATATTTAATAAATTTAACTTGAAGCTGTGGATGAAGATGCGCTTCCGGCTCCTCTATAAGTAATACTGTCATCATATTATTGTCTTTTAGCAGCTCAAGCTCCGCAAAAACAGTGGCTATGTATAACAAATTATTGTATCCCAAACTGTTGATTGCGATATCCCTAAATTTTTCAGGATTGTTTTCCTTGATTCCCGGAAAGAAAACCATTTTTATGCTCTCTACAATTTTATTAAAGGTTGTTTCAGCAAACTGCAAGTTAATACTTTGTCCAAGTCTTTGACCTAATGTTTCTTCTAATTTGGTATTAATATTCTTCTTAGCCTCTTCAATCTCATTATATTTCTTATCGGCATTACTTGTTATTTGCTCATTAAAGCCTTTGACACTCCTTACAAGTTCATCTTTATTATCACCATATTGTTTTTTTAATAATTGTGCCAACCTTGATCTTTTTCCATTAACTAGCTTTTCCTCAGCATCTCGAAGCGGAGGAAGGTATATGCAGTCAATACAATCAAATGTCTCCTCTTCAAAAATGCTTGATTTTGAAGCGCCACCCCATATTTCTTTTTTATAGTATCCTTTTCTGTTCGGATTGGCGCTAACTTCAAAATGTAGTTGTGCGTTAAAATCAGCATCACACCATGATAGAAAAGTAACTTGTTCGTCCGAATTGAGGGATTCGATTTTTAGGTCAATTCTAATTTCAGGAGCTGAGAAGTCTTTGTCTAATGAAACATAAAAATCATCCTCATCAATATTCAAATATGAGAACTCATTTTCTCGTAAGATGAGCCGTAGAGCATTTATGATTGTGGTCTTTCCTGAGCCGTTTTCTCCAACTAGAATATTGAGCCCTTTTTGTAATTTAATAACCGACTTACTCTTTGAATTTTTATAACCTGTAACATCTAAGTTAGATATGTACATGTATGATGTCTCCTATCTATTCAATTACAACATCTTTCCATTCTAAATATACTTACTTAACTTAATTCGACAATAATCCTCAGTGCCCTTCCAAAACACTCCGAAAATATTACATTAACCTCCAAAACCTATATGCATATTTTGAACAAACAATATTGAATAAAAATCTCATAGGTTGTTTAAGAATCAAAGATTCTTGACGCCATAAAGTCAATTAAAAAGACGCTGCTCTAACGCAGCGCCTTTTGGGACTATTTTATGAATAACTAATAAATTAATAAAACTTAAACAACATTTTTTTCAAATAGGCATAAATCCATACCGACCAACACCTTTAATTCTAGTAAAATGAATATAGTTCATTTGTATTTGCAAATCCTTATATGGCTCTACATTCTCCAAAATAATAATTTGGTAATTACCTTCCAACAGAGATAAATCTTTAAAAAATGCTTGTTTCATATCATTCGAGATATCTTCATTTTTTTCCATAACTGAATCATTCATATTTGTTCCTTTATAAGTAGTTAAAGGTGTATCTAGTATAACTAAACCAGGATGCTTTCGTTCGTTTTTTCTTGAGTATTTCATCAATCCAATTGAGAATGCTGCATTTAAAATTGCACGATAACCTTTACCATGATTTTTTCTTTGTTTACCCGAAACAACAATATCATTTTCACTTGGGTTGAAGCATACATCATCCAGATCCGGGTAACTCCAAGCTTCTAGTAATCCCCTTACTTCGTCTGCTAAACTACTATAAATATCATCGCTTATTTCACTAGTAAATTTCAATTTAATATTTTTTTTGTTTAATTCTTTCTGAATACCAAAACTTGTTTGCCAATAATCAGAAATCTGTCTCTCGTTTATTTCGATTTCATAAAAAAGTCTTTTCTGCTCAAATAAAACTTTTAATTGTTCCTTAGCAACTATCGAAATAGGTTTCAATTCACTTTGAATTTGAGACTCGATGTTGTCAATTTGAAGTCTTATTTGATTAGTCTCAATTTGCTTTTCTTGCAACTCTTTTTTTAGTATAACAACCGTTTCATTAAGATCTATTAATTGATTATTAATTTTAGTCGTTTCTTCTTCGCATGCCTGTACCAAATTATCGAATTGAGTAGAATGATGATTTCCCATAAAATGAAATGATTCTGAATTGATTAATTGATTGCAAATCGGACAATTCGCATCATGCAGTTGTGAAATATAATGATTCCCTTCAATTATGAACTCTAAACGTTCCAAATCGGAAGAATAACTTTTATTTAACAAAAAGAACCTTTCAAGTAACTCATTTAGGAAAAGCAGTCGAGAATTTATTAGTTGTTCTTGCTCCCACAATTCCTTTCTCTTGAGCATTTTCTCATTTATTAATCTACTGTTATTTTCTAGTTGTTCAGATAAACTATCAATTTGAACTTCTAAATCGACAGGGTCATTAATAGCCAAAAAATTCTTCTTCACCTTTACTACATTCTTTAACTCATCGATCATACTTTTAACTAATTCCATTTTTCCTTCTAGTCGTGTTCTAAGTATTTTAGGATCTTCTATTTCAGCCCCACCACTGTCATCGTTACCAGTAATTATTGTTTTGAACGCCGAAACCTCTGAAGGTTGCTCATTTCTCCTACCCGATAACAGAGGAGATATCTTAGAAATAATTTTCTCTTCATTTATCATAAATAATCTAACGAAATTACGAAAAGAGAACGATATTTTTTCTCCACGTGAATTTTTCCGAATTTTTAAATCAGCAATGTTGTTTAACGAAAGTAAGTAAGTTGATATATTTTTTTTATTTTTAGCATCATGTTTCCCTTGTAACTCAACAAAATCCTGAAAAAAATGAATTTCGTCAATACTCATTTCGTATGCTTCAAACTTTGACTCACCAATAATCCGCTTCAATGTTCTTTTTCCGCCCACGTACAACTGCAACTCTAGAAATATAGTTGTATATCCATTGTTCTCCTTAAAGTCAGGGAGATCATCTGTACCACCAAACATATAGTTGATACATTCAAATATAAATGTCTTTCCAGTATCAGATGGGCCTGATATAACATTAAGTCCCTTATTCAAAGTAATGCTAGCATCTTTTTTATTGAAGCCAGTAAGCCTCAGTTCAGTAATATAAAATCCTTCCTGCAACACGAATCAATTCCCCCTGAACAATGATTCCTTATTAAACTCTCCACCCCACCGATCTAAGTTATCGGTCATATATTTCTTCAATTCATCCTTCGTATATGTAGAAAATTTCATAGCCATTATTTTTGCATTTTCGCGTAATTGAAGCAAATATTGAGATTCAAAATGGTCTAAAAAAGGTGTACAATACGTTGAAGCTTTAAAAAATATTCCACTTGCTTCATACTCAACTTCAACTAGCTTTTTAGAAATCATTAAGAGTAGTCCTTCGTTTACAAGATCTCTCTTTACCAATATCTCACCAGAGCGGTGAGGGGTGGGTGGGTGTAAACTCTCATATTCTGTTTCGACATCTCCATAATGTATTACTAAATAATCAAAATAAATCAATCTCTGTAAATCAATTTTCTGATCTTTCAGTTCATCTAAAATCACAATGCATCGTAATCCAATTTCTAATGGAGTATTAAATAATAAAGTTTCACTTGAAAGAGAAGTTTGATTCATGATTTCACCCAACTTATCCTATCCTTATTTGCCAATTGATGACATATCCCACCCCGATCACCAAGCAAAAGATATTTTATTAATATATTACTTGTCAATTGAAGGTTATTGACCAGTTTTATAGTTTCTAAAACACATATATAGCCATTTGGATGTATAGCTTCTACAATATCAATTATTCCGTCGTATACCTCATCTTGTAATTTTTCAAAGGGCTCATCATGAGGAAGTTCGTCTCTTGCAAATCTTCTCAAAGACTCAGCTTTATAAAAATATTCTCGTTGTCTATTAAAATGAGAGAATAAAGAAATGTCGTGTGTAGATAGTGTAGATGAATCTAATATTGTCTGGTTAAGTTGCTCTGAATATGCTTCAAATAATTTTTTTACGTACTTAACTTCATTCAATTGTATTTCTTGTTCTGGTTTCTCAGGTCTAGGCCTTGGCTTAGTTAAGCCTCCACCAAATCTGTATTTAAAAAAGGGGGTTGCACTATATTGCTCAAGAAAATCCTGTGGGGGACAAAATGTAACAATTGAAAAATCAAAATTTTTAACATAATCCAAAAATTCTCCTGATAGCTCGATTACTTCAGTCTTTGTTATTTTGTTTTTACATTTATCATTCCACTGATTAATCAGTTGTTCTTTCAACATTTCTGGATTACCGATCAATTCAGCAAATGCAGCGCCCACACCTTGAGGGGATACGAAAGTATATTTTCTCGGAATTGAATAAGCATTTATAAAAGTGTAATGACACAATTTCCCCATTTCCAACCAAATGTCACTTGGATACAGTTGATGATCATAGTGTTTACACTGATAATTATCCCACTGAATAACTAGATTATCTTGTTTAATTTCTGCAATTACATCCCTGCCTTTATCACCCGCTGCCCCAATGCGATAGACCAAATCATATTCTGTTTTTAAGAAGCCATTCACCCATTCGCAGATAACATCTTCAAACTGCTCAGCAGAAAAGAGTTTCAGTCTATCTATGGGGGGTACAGGCACTCCAAATAAAACATCGTAATCATTTGGTGGTGGCGGTAATTCTATTTCTACTAGCGTTTCAGCCTGGATTTGCATACTATCACCCTTGTTTAATAATGGCAATAATTTCGATATTCATTACTATTCTCACATGATACCTTAGAGAATGTTTAACCCCTTACAATGGATACAGTTTTCTAAAACAATATTCGATATAATTTTCACATTCCCTTCCAAACATATGTACTATATTACAAAATCATACACAACCATCTGTTTTTCGCATTACTATAACTTAAAAATTTGAGTTCACATAAAACAATGTATAAAGAAATATCAGCCACATTCGACTAAAACGAATGTGGCTTTTCACTATCCCTTTCAGGAGGAGTTGCAAAATAATGGTTTTTCAATTTTGTTATCATTGGATCTGTCTATATTCTTCCCACTATCCAAGAGGCCCACCTTTGGCCTCTTGGGAGTGATCTAAAGGCAGGAATAGCCAAATGCCATTTGGCGAAGAAACCGCGTGGAAGCAGAGCTTCCACCGACATTTCTTGTTGTTTTCTCCCGGCTATCAAATGTCGTCCAAGGAAGCTCAAAGCGAGGTGAACCTATTGGCTCAATCTGAAAAAACAGTACAGATTACCGTCAAGCTTCCCAAAAAGCAGTATGAAGCTCTGAAAAAATATGCAGCCTCCAAACATCTCAGTATGGCAGATATTGTGCGGGCATTCATTCAGAAAGGCATGTCTATTGATTCCTATACGCAGGAGATTGATTTTATCACTGCAATTATCCGCCAAGAAATCAACATTGCCATAGGTGGACTCAGTAACCGCTTAGCCGGCCTTGCCAGTAAAGACCTCATTATGTCTGCCGCAGCCTACTATTCCACCATCGCCATTATTGCAGATCTCATCGACACGAACCGCTATACAACCTTCCGAGAGATTGAGAAGAAGGCTCGTCAGTTAGCAGTAGAGTATACGAAAATGAAACTGACGGATGCCGAACAGCTATTCCTTTCTGGAGACGCTTTCGAGCAGAATCTTGCCAAATTACACGGAGGTGCTGGAGATTTCAGCCCTGATCTATAAGCAGCGTTTTTTTCATCCAAACCGCCCTAAAACCGCAGTAAGTAATTATGTACACATCGGCTATATTGCCACTCGCCCCGGGGCCGTTCGTCATGAAAACTTGCCTCATGGACTCTTTGGCAAAATGCAACCTGGAAGTATAGACGTCTTCCAGTCTTGGCAAGAAGTTGCCCGAATCGCTAGAGATATCTCGAAGCAAGGCAAGAACATGTACCGTAGCGTCATTTCACTTCGTACAGAAACGGCAATGGAGCTGGGGCTTAATGATTTCGAAGCTTGGCAACAGTATATTGAGCAACACATTGCTACACTCGCAGCGCACAACCGGATCAAAACAGAAAATCTCTGTTGGGCCGCCGCCTTCCATAACGAAAAGGATCATCCCCATCTTCATATCGTGTTCTGGGATAAAGAACAGACGATCATGAAGAACTTCACTCACCCTGAAATCCCCAATCGTATCCGCAAACAGCTTATTAAGGATACCTTCGCTTTCAAGATCAAGGAGTTTTGTGCCGAACGAGACTTAGCCAAAACAGGCATCACAAACATCACTGATGCCATCCTGGAGCAATTTGAAGCTCACATGAAATCCTTAAATCCACAATCTTTTCGAGCACTTCGACAACGGTTTGAGCATGCAGATGAAGATTCATTGCTTCGCCTCCCCAAACATAATCTGACCAACTCCCAATCTGTAGAGCAGCTTGCGTCACACCTATTGCAACTCCGCCATGCATTACCCAAAAATGGACGCTTAGCTTACCAGCTGCTTACTCCTGAAGCAAAGTCTCTCGTAGATGAATTCGTCCAGGATCTGCTGCAACAAAATCCCTATTTAGCTGAAATGGTGGAGACGTATGTCAAAGCTAAGCT
This genomic window contains:
- a CDS encoding UvrD-helicase domain-containing protein; its protein translation is MDKLEMEHEIINTLCKNNKKTESYSLIIQDKVREKTEQQLEYVLSPINKNVFLEACAGSGKTEVVGMKTAYEISKWNFKNKGIAVLTFTNEATDTIKERVERFSGLSSMFPHYIGTLSAFIHGFISQNFGYKFFKHKNRDGDKSYRLVDKNLEVFDNHWLKKYKIPYINNNAGHHELFANQIYFDNKINDVILYQSETKKTPLKEFYNSSDFQKFVNDYREKSGNKTALGFEYIKEQIAKVKNSFFEDGFANFEDINNIALRILKRDSKLTELLASRFPIILVDECQDLSWVEMNILNEFKKAGTVLHFIGDLNQSIYEFKNANPEITKAFLSDFDKYRLTDNFRSCHPIVELSNRLLGITLPIRGLGIDKVGEKSISYLEYNDLSVVTEQYQKFLIGVNISYEKSAILVRQQNLKQELETNQTESKHLLLDALQLWLQNTPTSQMLALELAGKQMQKWFGGSKTKKNYFCPNAIESAFQWRIFLKNFLEGCLANDRLINVGDIEYSIWYKNFNACFLTMIEKAYQSLADFDIEKRDFNTLPKLRTPSGSAKNKIVIFNSKDNSNMVPINTIHSAKGKDFESVMVVSSRRNSGNSGGGHWKHWLEKELESGRIGYVANTRAKYSLVWAVPTLKKQEKIEVESYGFKRITLKDI
- a CDS encoding ATP-dependent nuclease, which translates into the protein MYISNLDVTGYKNSKSKSVIKLQKGLNILVGENGSGKTTIINALRLILRENEFSYLNIDEDDFYVSLDKDFSAPEIRIDLKIESLNSDEQVTFLSWCDADFNAQLHFEVSANPNRKGYYKKEIWGGASKSSIFEEETFDCIDCIYLPPLRDAEEKLVNGKRSRLAQLLKKQYGDNKDELVRSVKGFNEQITSNADKKYNEIEEAKKNINTKLEETLGQRLGQSINLQFAETTFNKIVESIKMVFFPGIKENNPEKFRDIAINSLGYNNLLYIATVFAELELLKDNNMMTVLLIEEPEAHLHPQLQVKFIKYLEELTRKLENLQVVITTHSPVLASSVDTDNLIHVAYKDDRIIATVLKYINLGESKSYINRWLDVTKSTLLFSKGVILVEGISEAMLLPTFAKIVLAEHNKNALNGGINNMLPNSLEEAGVSVVNINGINFKHFMRLFSNFKEATSQAHIPIYCAGITDNDPPKIKVIVYDKNGVMKSDKNGDPVTTAEDVYPLPSEAPIGANIALQLIDEINMSKWGRLYRSPLKTFEYDLAIEENTRQLAEVLHDLWSKDGSVKANCKTIITRNNQYFDNEELLRNDAEFIFTHIDADEVGKGVFAQKLADYLEEQIRSHMGNINASKSNLTEVYSEISSLITVPEYIKKAINWAIGGIKIDG
- a CDS encoding AAA family ATPase is translated as MLQEGFYITELRLTGFNKKDASITLNKGLNVISGPSDTGKTFIFECINYMFGGTDDLPDFKENNGYTTIFLELQLYVGGKRTLKRIIGESKFEAYEMSIDEIHFFQDFVELQGKHDAKNKKNISTYLLSLNNIADLKIRKNSRGEKISFSFRNFVRLFMINEEKIISKISPLLSGRRNEQPSEVSAFKTIITGNDDSGGAEIEDPKILRTRLEGKMELVKSMIDELKNVVKVKKNFLAINDPVDLEVQIDSLSEQLENNSRLINEKMLKRKELWEQEQLINSRLLFLNELLERFFLLNKSYSSDLERLEFIIEGNHYISQLHDANCPICNQLINSESFHFMGNHHSTQFDNLVQACEEETTKINNQLIDLNETVVILKKELQEKQIETNQIRLQIDNIESQIQSELKPISIVAKEQLKVLFEQKRLFYEIEINERQISDYWQTSFGIQKELNKKNIKLKFTSEISDDIYSSLADEVRGLLEAWSYPDLDDVCFNPSENDIVVSGKQRKNHGKGYRAILNAAFSIGLMKYSRKNERKHPGLVILDTPLTTYKGTNMNDSVMEKNEDISNDMKQAFFKDLSLLEGNYQIIILENVEPYKDLQIQMNYIHFTRIKGVGRYGFMPI
- a CDS encoding ABC-three component system middle component 2, which codes for MGEIMNQTSLSSETLLFNTPLEIGLRCIVILDELKDQKIDLQRLIYFDYLVIHYGDVETEYESLHPPTPHRSGEILVKRDLVNEGLLLMISKKLVEVEYEASGIFFKASTYCTPFLDHFESQYLLQLRENAKIMAMKFSTYTKDELKKYMTDNLDRWGGEFNKESLFRGN
- a CDS encoding ABC-three component system protein, with amino-acid sequence MQIQAETLVEIELPPPPNDYDVLFGVPVPPIDRLKLFSAEQFEDVICEWVNGFLKTEYDLVYRIGAAGDKGRDVIAEIKQDNLVIQWDNYQCKHYDHQLYPSDIWLEMGKLCHYTFINAYSIPRKYTFVSPQGVGAAFAELIGNPEMLKEQLINQWNDKCKNKITKTEVIELSGEFLDYVKNFDFSIVTFCPPQDFLEQYSATPFFKYRFGGGLTKPRPRPEKPEQEIQLNEVKYVKKLFEAYSEQLNQTILDSSTLSTHDISLFSHFNRQREYFYKAESLRRFARDELPHDEPFEKLQDEVYDGIIDIVEAIHPNGYICVLETIKLVNNLQLTSNILIKYLLLGDRGGICHQLANKDRISWVKS
- the mobP3 gene encoding MobP3 family relaxase, which codes for MPNYTEVLEISALIYKQRFFHPNRPKTAVSNYVHIGYIATRPGAVRHENLPHGLFGKMQPGSIDVFQSWQEVARIARDISKQGKNMYRSVISLRTETAMELGLNDFEAWQQYIEQHIATLAAHNRIKTENLCWAAAFHNEKDHPHLHIVFWDKEQTIMKNFTHPEIPNRIRKQLIKDTFAFKIKEFCAERDLAKTGITNITDAILEQFEAHMKSLNPQSFRALRQRFEHADEDSLLRLPKHNLTNSQSVEQLASHLLQLRHALPKNGRLAYQLLTPEAKSLVDEFVQDLLQQNPYLAEMVETYVKAKLEVAKLYTSDPAALTQQSIKYQAEAEKRIANRILSTVRTIIQLEQSSDVAIRQVERYRTWTEQLILELLSVMEQLSMQAQLDYDDKAKVVFGGEWSKQAKKEWLLRQKDKGVDR